A stretch of Fusarium poae strain DAOMC 252244 chromosome 2, whole genome shotgun sequence DNA encodes these proteins:
- a CDS encoding hypothetical protein (BUSCO:42553at5125), with amino-acid sequence MSPRTSIWGACRALAIRSRPVAPRPAPFVNALPRNRWYSNEGNDQPPKAIDNTQKAQDSQVGSGDAPAASTGNGDAEVTSSPASSEQIIDDATLEQMFYGGRPQSSSVEGGLTPAQEDILYREGTIPSAEKAEALVAQAEKAELDSPDSTEMQNPGHKFGLPKRPWPEGFNMKKRYHPVLEQITRLLMKDGKLSVAQRNMAIVMNYLRTAPPPIYSPKFPLLPGTPPATHLPLNPILYITVAIDSVAPLLKIRNVSGAGGGGRALELPVPLGVRQRRRVAFQWILDVINKKPSKGSGRKQFAYRIAEEIVAVVEGRSGVWEKRKMVHKLGTAARANIGSNKLKVKKKM; translated from the exons ATGTCTCCGAGAACGAGTATATGGGGCGCATGCAGAGCTCTCGCAATTCGGTCGAGACCTGTCGCCCCCAGACCAGCCCCATTCGTCAACGCTCTCCCACGGAATCGATGGTACTCGAACGAGGGAAACGACCAACCTCCAAAGGCAATTGACAACACTCAAAAGGCCCAGGACTCCCAGGTTGGCTCGGGTGACGCCCCCGCGGCTTCGACAGGAAATGGGGACGCTGAG GTGACGTCTTCGCCAGCCTCTTCCGAGCAGATTATCGACGATGCGACACTCGAGCAAATGTTCTACGGCGGCCGCCCACAGTCGAGCTCGGTCGAGGGTGGTTTGACACCAGCGCAGGAGGATATTCTTTACCGCGAGGGTACCATTCCTTCGGCTGAGAAGGCCGAGGCTCTCGTTGCACAAGCAGAGAAGGCCGAGTTGGACTCGCCCGATAGTACTGAGATGCAAAACCCTGGACACAAGTTTGGTCTACCAAAGCGACCTTGGCCGGAAGGCTTCAACATGAAGAAGCGTTACCATCCTGTGTTGGAGCAAATTACTCGACTCCTCATGAAGGATGGTAAGCTCAGTGTTGCTCAACGA AATATGGCTATTGTCATGAACTACCTCCGAACCGCGCCACCTCCGATCTACAGTCCGAAATTCCCCCTCCTGCCGGGTACTCCCCCGGCCACACATCTCCCTCTCAACCCGATTCTATACATTACTGTCGCCATTGACTCGGTGGCTCCTCTCCTCAAGATCCGCAACGTGTCGGGTGCCGGCGGTGGTGGTCGAGCGCTAGAACTTCCCGTCCCTCTGGGTGTGAGGCAGCGACGACGAGTTGCCTTCCAATGGATTCTGGACGTTATCAACAAGAAGCCCTCCAAGGGCAGTGGACGTAAGCAATTCGCCTACCGAATCGCTGAGGAGATTGTTGCTGTCGTGGAAGGACGTTCGGGTGTGTGGGAGAAGCGCAAGATGGTTCACAAGCTGGGTACGGCCGCCCGAGCAAACATTGGGTCCAACAaactcaaggtcaagaagaaaaTGTAG
- a CDS encoding hypothetical protein (BUSCO:9777at5125), protein MSHNQPMSIEAMLDMERKEVLALLENRPKPKPSMQGAMRSASPYATPRSPVRSMLDVGNQPAPSSPRQGPVRSMLDTTSPPPPRVRSMLDTDTPLPAAKPSGTSTTPNSPVMTKASLAPATSGHTRSFSDAASNPVEFGPRAASRNDPTAGYQFSDIVTRNTGQQLPKRNTQGGRKPSGNALSEALRNSDLSGLQIPGESDRKRSWFGGGGSRKSKSPHNRLASRSRSPHVPQTLSPGTAMLDDGTIVDLSSAYRRLSDANLAYSMGSLSTLPKSQTSQSGRMVKDYLGPDGEALGSSEEDEPYSSDDEDRGRKKDPRSLNPDAVGQSSDDKERRKSLSLMAAAEEERVTVSKQQGYRSLFDEPEIKVTTPLGENTRLNKGSGVHPKTAYDQMSAVASANDSDEEQDMDDIKRAQNLTCSMSNIISNNDSHRAIRMIYRGDYAKIAQQAEDEQHRLRKYLVASDLSDESTHALEWAIGTVLRDGDTLMCIYCVDEETGIGGVDNSVPDDPKAMKEQAAAINTVANSRSVAPSMSAVPDFVRNTIRGDSKNNTPNTSPAPSSRVGGERGRAEDERRHAVKQITDKVLRLLRKTTLQVRVIVEVLHCKNPKHLITEVIDLVNPTLVVIGSRGRSALKGVILGSFSNYLVTKSSVPVMVARKRLRKQGKYKGVKPVNNLSNPTARSLASAKID, encoded by the exons ATGTCGCACAACCAACCCATGAGCATAGAGGCCATGCTCGACATGGAGCGCAAGGAGGTTCTGGCATTGCTTGAAAACAGACCCAAACCCAAACCTTCCATGCAAGGCGCCATGCGATCTGCCTCGCCTTATGCCACTCCTCGATCTCCCGTTCGAAGCATGTTGGATGTCGGCAATCAACCAGCACCCAGCTCTCCTCGCCAAGGTCCGGTGCGGAGTATGCTCGACACcacttctcctcctccacccAGAGTCCGAAGCATGCTGGATACCGACACACCTCTACCCGCCGCAAAACCTTCTGGCACTAGCACAACTCCCAACTCCCCAGTTATGACCAAAGCATCCCTTGCACCTGCCACTTCTGGGCACACTAGAAGCTTTTCCGACGCTGCGTCAAATCCAGTCGAATTTGGACCTCGAGCAGCTTCTCGGAATGACCCTACCGCAGGCTATCAATTTTCAGATATTGTCACTCGTAACACAGGCCAGCAACTCCCCAAGAGAAACACACAGGGCGGTAGAAAGCCATCTGGAAATGCCTTGAGCGAAGCACTTAGAAATTCGGACCTCAGTGGCCTTCAAATCCCAGGTGAAAGTGATCGCAAGCGTTCCTGGTTTGGTGGTGGCGGCAGTAGGAAATCCAAGTCACCGCACAACCGTCTAGCATCACGGTCTAGATCGCCCCATGTACCGCAAACACTAAGTCCCGGTACAGCTATGCTGGATGATGGCACTATCGTGGATTTAAGCAGCGCTTATCGTCGACTTTCCGACGCAAACTTGGCATATTCAATGGGTAGTTTATCGACGCTGCCCAAGAGCCAAACCAGCCAGAGTGGTCGCATGGTAAAAGACTATCTGGGTCCTGACGGCGAAGCACTAGGTTCCAGTGAGGAAGACGAGCCATACTCatctgacgatgaagatcgTGGTCGTAAGAAAGATCCTAGGTCACTCAATCCCGACGCGGTGGGCCAATCTAGTGACGATAAAGAACGCCGAAAATCACTGAGTCTTATGGCTGCTGCAGAAGAAGAGC GGGTGACTGTATCAAAGCAACAAGGATACCGTTCTCTATTTGATGAGCCAGAGATCAAGGTCACAACCCCTCTAGGTGAAAACACACGACTCAACAAAGGAAGCGGTGTGCATCCCAAGACAGCTTATGACCAAATGTCAGCAGTGGCTTCGGCGAACGATTCTGATGAGGAGCAAGATATGGACGACATCAAGAGAGCTCAAAATTTGACCTGCTCCATGTCAAACATCATCTCGAACAACGATTCTCACCGGGCTATTCGCATGATCTACCGTGGCGACTACGCCAAGATTGCCCAGCAGGCTGAAGACGAGCAACACCGATTGCGAAAGTATTTGGTTGCATCGGATCTGAGCGATGAGTCAACACATGCCCTGGAATGGGCTATCGGTACGGTCTTGCGAGACGGTGATACGTTGATGTGCATATACTGTGTGGATGAAGAGACGGGAATTGGTGGAGTCGACAATTCAGTTCCTGACGATCCAAAAGCCATGAAAGAGCAAGCGGCTGCGATCAACACGGTTGCGAACTCCAGATCTGTCGCACCGTCCATGTCTGCAGTGCCAGATTTTGTGCGAAACACCATTCGAGGTGATTCAAAGAATAATACTCCAAACACCTCTCCGGCGCCATCAAGCCGAGTTGGAGGTGAAAGGGGAAGGGCAGAGGACGAGCGACGTCATGCCGTTAAGCAAATCACCGATAAAGTGCTCCGCCTTTTACGAAAAACAACTCTTCAAGTGAGGGTCATTGTGGAAGTATTGCACTGCAAGAACCCAAAACACTTGATAACAGAAGTGATTGACCTTGTCAACCCAACTCTAGTTGTTATAGGAAGTCGTGGAAGAAGCGCACTAAAGGG TGTCATTTTGGGATCTTTCTCCAACTACCTGGTCACCAAGAGTTCTGTCCCTGTTATGGTAGCGCGAAAACGCCTCCGGAAGCAGGGTAAGTACAAAGGTGTGAAGCCGGTGAACAATCTCAGCAACCCAACAGCTCGAAGTCTGGCCAGTGCGAAGATAGACTAA
- a CDS encoding hypothetical protein (TransMembrane:1 (o215-232i)): MRLVNTKTLQLETLEEGSEKYAILSHTWGNDEVLFDDIQSSARMDEIRKKNGPGYRKIAQSCERAQSRELNYIWIDTCCIDKTSSAELSEAINSMFRWYSNSEVCYAYLSDVFIHEVGVELVDSLKGSRWFTRGWTLQELLAPNEVEFFDHNWSPLGERHALASTISEITGIDETFLHKPDMKKDRRISTKLQRENVATRMGWMAQRETTRVEDIAYALMGIFGINMAILYGEGSRAFLRLQEEILKKSPDQSILVWRWPLARKPETKTQRMHFLADSPANFNLRTYAGQEDSEKFGVRLTDQGLVVRVWKCPCKLTRWNHDKTELIDAGDRWLAVLDCSLSPDTLSRPAIILGESPYAEGVFRRDPTSVIMVIEHDRMKSGYLDTGGDRHAIHSIEYKPEFKTETILLESDTVEPEIRLRGSFPFKVNMTLKDRELKQRAAYTGSQRYVVAGQLGIKPTQNPIYGVIFLGDDETETELVVWWGLIEEGSAMYDVHNRHNGPRVWSNSVPVCFAQSWKNLTGSDKWDASLAESLAVNMLCEEFPLPWKGTERPSVVEVEDGLNLQNAIGDSKPMATETVIELFTQCSQPIIECVGWGMRLKASMRRVEFLGRLCCELDIEEKNPNVEIP, translated from the exons ATGAGACTCGTCAATACCAAGACGCTGCAGCTTGAGACCCTAGAGGAGGGGTCCGAAAAATACGCCATCTTGTCGCATACGTGGGGCAATGATGAGGTTCTCTTTGATGACATTCAGAGTTCCGCGCGCATGGACGAGATTCGAAAGAAGAATGGACCTGGGTATCGCAAGATAGCTCAGTCGTGTGAGAGGGCGCAGAGTCGCGAGCTCAATTACATATGGATCGACACGTGCTGCATCGACAAAACCAGCAGCGCAGAGCTTTCAGAGGCCATCAACTCCATGTTCCGCTGGTACAGCAATTCCGAAGTATGCTACGCCTATCTATCAGATGTCTTTATCCACGAAGTCGGGGTCGAATTGGTCGATAGCTTAAAGGGCAGCCGCTGGTTTACTCGTGGCTGGACACTACAAGAGCTGCTCGCCCCCAATGAGGTGGAATTCTTCGATCACAATTGGTCGCCTCTGGGCGAACGACATGCTCTAGCTTCAACAATTAGCGAAATCACAGGCATTGATGAGACATTCTTGCACAAGCCCGATATGAAAAAGGACCGAAGGATATCGACAAAGCTCCAGCGTGAAAACGTGGCCACGAGGATGGGCTGGATGGCCCAGAGAGAAACGACCCGTGTTGAGGATATAGCATACGCTTTGATGGGTATTTTCGGCATCAACATGGCGATTCTGTACGGTGAAGGCAGCAGAGCTTTCCTGCGACTACAAGAGGAGATTCTCAAAAAGTCGCCAGATCAGTCCATTCTCGTATGGAGATGGCCCTTGGCCCGCAAGCCTGAAACGAAAACGCAACGGATGCACTTTTTAGCTGATAGCCCAGCCAACTTCAACTTACGCACATACGCCGGACAGGAGGATTCTGAGAAATTCGGGGTCAGGTTAACAGATCAAGGACTTGTTGTTCGTGTCTGGAAGTGTCCTTGCAAATTAACGCGCTGGAACCATGACAAGACGGAGCTTATAGACGCTGGGGACAGGTGGCTGGCTGTTCTCGACTGCAGTTTATCGCCAGATACACTATCGCGACCAGCAATAATTCTCGGCGAGAGTCCTTATGCTGAAGGCGTGTTTCGACGAGATCCTACGAGTGTCATTATGGTGATAGAGCACGATCGCATGAAGTCGGGTTACTTGGATACCGGCGGCGATCGACATG CGATACACTCTATTGAGTATAAGCCCGAATTCAAGACGGAGACAATTCTGCTCGAGTCAGATACAGTTGAACCAGAAATTCGTTTACGAGGAAGCTTTCCCTTCAAGGTGAATATGACCCTCAAAGACCGTGAGCTTAAGCAGCGCGCGGCCTATACAGGGTCTCAACGATACGTTGTCGCTGGTCAGCTGGGCATCAAGCCAACTCAAAATCCCATATACGGAGTCATATTCTTAGGAGACGATGAAACCGAAACCGAGCTCGTCGTTTGGTGGGGTCTGATAGAAGAAGGCTCAGCCATGTACGACGTGCACAACCGACACAATGGTCCTCGAGTCTGGAGTAACAGCGTCCCCGTGTGCTTTGCCCAATCATGGAAGAATCTCACAGGGTCGGACAAATGGGATGCTTCGCTCGCCGAGTCCTTGGCTGTGAACATGCTGTGCGAGGAGTTTCCCCTTCCATGGAAAGGAACTGAAAGACCTTCAGTGGTGGAAGTCGAGGATGGGTTGAACCTGCAGAATGCGATTGGCGATAGCAAACCCATGGCGACGGAGACGGTGATTGAGTTATTCACGCAGTGTTCTCAACCTATAATCGAGTGCGTTGGTTGGGGTATGAGACTCAAGGCATCTATGAGAAGAGTTGAGTTCTTGGGACGGTTGTGCTGTGAGTTGGACATTGAGGAAAAGAACCCCAACGTCGAGATTCCCTGA